The segment GAAGCCTCTCTAGAGATGAAGGCAAATGAAGAATAGTGCTCTGGGTGTACAAATGTGACATAGAGATGGTCCAGCATTGGCTGAACATAGAGAAAGGTTTTGTATCCAACCATTTGTGTTAGAAAATAATATCGGGGGggaaaacactgcacacacagtggtgagttgtttctgcaaacacagactTGTCGTTCATAAAACTGTGCATTCCTCTCAAATGATTCCATTGACATCTTTGTCAGGCGCTAACATCAATATATTTTGTGACCTTTGATCTCCCATGAGATTGAATCATGTAACTTGTCAATAAAATTGAATTCCTAGTAGTCACAGAGAAATGATTGGGATATTAAGTCTGGCCATCACAGGGAATATTTTCATGCTATTGTATGAATTCATGTGGTTTGAATATTTGTTAGGTGTAGCCATTatgtctgtttctttgttttgtggactTAGTATATTTGAATAAATCCAACTATATATAATCACAACATCACTGTGAATGTGTAAATGCTGTGCGGTGAAGTTTTTGTGGATGACTTTTGAAATGGCTATATAAATCCTTCGATGGATGTTTAACCCAAGGTCACTCTATCTGATCTGTTTTGGATTCAATTCAAGCGTATTTAAATATTGGGTGTGTGTTAGATAAGTTCAGTGGTGTGATGTTATCAGAAAGTCATTGGTGCTGATCTCATCAACACATTTGTATTAGTCAGTCAGTGAACACCACAGAGcatatttaattatataaacAGATATTTCAGGAGGTGTATTTGATCATTCCAGTCCATGCTGCAAGTGTTTGGTTAGCTCCAAATGTACCTGTAGCCACATGACAATACTGGACTACATTGTGAATGGTTTGATCTTGGATTATACATGGTATTAGCTCACCAGGGAACTATGGGGTGTTCAAATTTGAGTAAATGAGAGCAGTgcaatattttcacacacacacacaccatatagTACCAAGAAACTGTGGTTGTTAACCGAGCAGTGCATTTTGTGTGTTGTCGATGTCTGTAAAGTTTCTCAGCCATCCAGGTCATCTTCAGTAGACAGTGGTAGGCAATTGGACCTGCTTTTATGTGTTGTGTATTGTCAGCGTCTGTTGTGTGTGAACGGCTCCTGGAGTCTTTAAGGGGAGCCACTGAGGTGATTTGCATCATGTCTTGTTAGGTATGATCCTTTGTTTCTGTCATATAGAGAAGCAGTGTCTAGATCAGGATGGCTCCCTCCCCCGTCCGACCTGCTCCTCTGCACTCTGTTTTCCTCCTGCTTTGGGTGGGGTTGTCTCTTGATGTGCAGCCTAAGCTGATGTGATTTGTTCTGAATGAGCAGCGAGAAGGtcactcatttcatttctcatttcCCCAACATCAACTCTCATCTCTCTCATTACAGTCCTGCTTATTTTTCACTCTCTTGTCTCAGTTTCACATGGAAGGCTTGCTCGTTTCGATTTACACATCAGGTTTGTGATGCGTTTAGCTTGTGTGTAATGTTAttgctggaggaggagacatTATTCCATCAGCTTTTCCCTGTGCCAAACCATGAATCTCTGATCTTCCACTGAAACCAAGACTGGTTTGCTGGTCTAGCAATTTGTAGCAGCTGAAATCATTAATTGTATGAATGATGGATGACTTAAGCATTTAGATTCCTCTTGACGATGTAATGttcactttttcatgttttattagtTGTTTCCTAGTGCATTTAGAAGAACCATGGTAGCTTTGTTCAGAATTGGATTTTACTCATAATGATGCTCAGTGGTTTTCCAACCCAACTGCAAGGTTACATTTCAGGACCGTGTCCAGTATTTTCCAAACTACCAGTTAGAAGCACGAACATTTCTTAATGCACTGTGTCTCCTCTGTATTGCATATAGTATATATTAAAGTCACATCAAGTAGCTCCAAATTGAGGGGTTTCCTTGTTCCCGAGTTAACTTTTTTGAATTTCTTGTGATTACTAGCTACTGCCGGACTTGCTGCTACTGAACTTTTCCTGATCTTGGTCATTCCTGCAGCTGATCATGAGGGGATTTGGATAAAAGCCTGGACTAAGTGAATTTATGCTGCTGTTtggtgtaatgtgtaatgttaaTGTGGTCAGCTTGTTCTTTTTATCTGTCCCCAAAAACCTAATGGCCCATTTTAGTTGTACAGCCTACGTGGttgcattttattattcattcgACGCTATCACCAGTTatatttgcattgttttttttttttaaacaaagttaaaactgggaaaagtaaatgttaaatattaattcaAGTGTAGTCTTTTGAAGAAAACAAGGCACCTGTTGGACTTTATCTCACCTCTTTAAAAAGTTGGAAAACATTAACTTCAGCTGTCTGAAGAAAGCGTGAGTGCAGGTACTTGaggcgtgtgtttgtgtgtattttatcaAGGAAAAACAGCTGGTTTCTCTGTTGGCTGACAGCCCTTTGTTAACTACAGTGTATACAAAGTTAGTTTGTACTTTCATCCCCATAGGTGTTTCACAGCTGCGACTGTGAGTGCTCTGGGGAATAAGATGCTTgatctgtgaatgtgtttgatttagttttcaAAGAAATCGTTTCATATCTTTTTCAGAGCAGGTAAGAGCTTTGGTGCCAAGACTCAGTGAGACAGTGGACTTGTTCAAGTCTGTCTCTGGTTCTTTTCATTATAGAGTTTTATGGTTCCTGCCTTGAATTTACTCAGGGCTTTCCCCCTTTTACAGCATAATGGTCACATAGCATGCATGTGACTACTTACCCTTGAAGTGaactgaaatgttttctttctgaaTGTCTTTCATGTCAATGGCTATGCCAATGAAAATACAGCTTTATCTAGAGGTTCTTGTTGTAGAAAGTCTCAAGATTTTTTTGTCAGGACTTTCACATGTCTGTGCTGCCCTCTATTTGTCATTAGTGTCAGTTCTCCTGTTACTTGTTGCCTGCAGGTTAACTTCCCCAATAGCAGTTTTTTTCCGTGATGTACCTCTTGTAGCTGATGACTGTAAGCCCTCTGGTCATTTTGTTCTTAGTCTCCTAAACATGTGAATACCATGATTATACACACAATCTCTCTTTTGTTGGAGAGTCATTGGATACAATTTCCTTCATAAATAATGCATTGTTAGTTTTTTATATGGATATTAGTTTGTGGGTTCATAAATCTAAAGACAGTAACACATTTAACTGGGGAAATGAGAAAAAGAGATGGGAAGCACGTCACCTGacacattttataatttatcaCTGCTGCTCTTCTGACTAAAGTGCCTTTAGCTGGAGGCTCCACTGTCATCCTGATAAAAGCTATTCCACTGGTTGACTGACATCCAGTTGGCTTCTAACTGACTGCAGTAGCTGTTCCTGTGTGCTTGTTTAGAGTTCGTCATGAAATATATtagcatcatcatcactctgACAGAGCTCGGCTGTGATTACATGATGTGACATGCATACATTCAAAAATGGGTGTAATTACTGGATACCAGTAACAGATTCAGTTTGATTTCTTGTTCTGGGTCTGCGGCTGCAAGTGTCAACTTTTTCAGGGTTCATTGAAAAGACACAAGCAAATAAATTAAGGCAATTTGATCCAAAGGCTGTGAAGGTTCTCTGTCTTCAAGGTCATTGTCAATGTCACATAAATCCCAAGCTTCTCATATGTATGTGCTGTCTAGTTTCCTTGGTTAGACAAAACTGCATATCAAGATCGCACACGCATTACAGATTTTTGATGGAAATTGTCCTTAAGCAATTTTCTATTATGGTCTCTCTCAGTTGATTTGTTGCAGTCTTAACCCAACAATCAGTATACCTCACTAAAACTTAAGATAAATCTTTCCTCACTTCCATTaatttaaaaagccaaagtACCTGTTATTGTTAATTATGGTGTTACATTCCATGAGAAATAGCTATTTATTGctgttatttgtcttttttagttTCCTTAGATCATTTTTTGAAATGCAAAAAGCAAAGCAGGGAGAGGCACACTAATGGTGTTGTACATTTTCCCCAAGACAGGTGGCTCAGTTGGTGTTTATTACCACAAGCCCCCTCATTTTTAATCTCTCATtcgcactgctgctgctgataatgatgatgatgatgaattctACAATGCACTACTTGCTCAACATCGTGTGGACCTTTTTTTTGGACAGAGATGGCTGATTTTTGCACTGACATTTGCATTATGGAGCCAACATGGCTCAGTGATGTGGCTTTATGAGTCATAGGTTATCTTCAGACTGTTTGGGGAAAATAGCACTTGTTCCATGTACTTACACAATATTATTGTCACCCTCTGATTTAACCAGCAACTGGGTTGCTGAGGCTTTTGTTGAGTCTTCTTTTCCGTGACTCTCAGCCATTCATGCCACCAGCTAGGCCTTCTGGATAGGGTTGGCACCAGAAGGCACCCACTTTGTAGAAACTGTGTACCCTCTGGCACACTGCAAGCTGCAGTCCTTCTCCCAACCAAAGCCCATTATAGCTGCCAAGTCTCAGCAATCTGTCCTGTTATTATAATCTGCACCGCTGGTGATAAGCTTTCTTTTCAAATTTGTTCTTAAATGCAGTGTAAGAAAGAATTGATCTCCAGGGGCGTTAGCTCATTATAAGAATTTCACCTGAATTAGCAGTACTAAAACATGTTGGAGGAACTTGATGACcctaaataataaaatctttTGTTATGAAGTAGTTCACAAAGTAGACAATCTGTGCATGTTATGCATAGGTGTATTTACAGGTGAGAAGTGTACCTAGATTTGGTGGCAGTGTTCTGAATTTGTATAGTTTGGTATACTGTAGTCTTGAAGTCATTGTCTTAGCTATGGAGAAAGCTCACAGATAATTTGCTCTGACATTTCctttattgattgattggtttatGGTTGAACCATTACTGAAGGATCATGTTTAAATCTTATTagccaaacacagaaatgatatGACGCCGGTTAGAATCAATGACAGGGAGTCTGATATCTTTTAACAGGAAATGTAATGTGTACTGTTGAAAGAGAAAGATCACTTTTAAAATGCcattctgtgtctctctctttttctttttttttaaccttaataGGTTTCCTTGGGCTATATAGAAGATGTCTACCATGGTGTATCCAAGAGAAGAGAAGCTTGAGAAGCTTTCTCAGGAGGAGATCATCTCCAACACGAAGCTGGTGATCCAGGGTCTGGAGGCCTTGAAGAATGAGCACAATTCCATCCTCCACAGCCTCCTGGAGACCATAAAGTGCCTAAAGAAGGATGAAGAGGCCAACCTGGTGCACGAGAAGTCCAACCTGCTCCGCAAGTCAGTGGAAATGATTGAACTAGGCCTGGGAGAAGCACAGGTAAGACAAAATGAAAGAGGagtgaggaggaaaataaagcgTGATTAGGAGTAGTTGTTTGGTTGCCATTATCATAGAAGTGAAAGAAATTGTTCCGTTAAATGAAGTGGGTTGCATTGTATAGTAACAACTCAATGGTTATGTGTCCGAAAGGACAGAAGTGTGAACTCATCAAGCCTTCTCCCTTCTTTACAATAAGTTTAAACTTAATGTTTAACATAGTTTTCAGTTTTCCTCTACAGTTACAAAATTCATATATGATATTCAAACAAACCTGGAAACAAATTCAATAAAAGAATAAGGATTTGGTGGTGCATGACAGCACaacaaatgcaagaaaaaaaaatgatttagtgTGAGACAACCTACATATCCTCTGCTTTATTATGGTGGTTTTTAACAACCATTTTAATTTAGAATGTAGTAACATTTGATGTTAGCAATTGTTTGTTaaatgagtgtgaatgttttAGTATCTTTAGCTTTGGGCAGTTCTGCCTCCTCACAGCTTCCTCATTCTAAACTGAGCTTGTGTGGTGATTGTGATTCATGAAGAATCAGCTTGAATCTGGTACTGAATGTGCTTTGCTGTTGCAACAGTTTCTTTCTGTTAAATGTCATTGTTGTTAAATATTGTCTCTGTTCCAGGTGATGATGGCTCTGTCCAACCACCTGAACGCGGTGGAGTCGGAGAAGCAGAAGCTGCGTGCACAGGTGAGGAGGCTTTGCCAGGAAAACCAGTGGCTGCGTGATGAGCTGGCTAACACCCAGCAGAAGCTGCAGAAGAGTGAGCAGAATGTGgctcagctggaggaggagaagaaacacCTGGAGTTCATGAATGAGCTCAAGAAATATGATGAAGATGTATCACCCACTGTAAGTACTAAACACTGAAGAAGAGCTTGATGTCCTGCACGTACGATTAGTGACACATTTACAGATCTTACTGTCTCgctaatatatattttttgtaaaatgtgtctGATACATTTTGAGGCATGTGCTTATGATTGCGTTTAAGAAGAGTTGGATACAAATGAAGATATTGTGCTTTGAACCAAATAGGAAAAGTAGAGTTGAAAATACCTTTAAAAAGCACAGACTTAACGTTATAGTGCAGGAAAACTGTGAATGGCATCTGACAGGGGAAGGAACACAGCTGTTTGTTGCAGAAATTAGCCTCgatgttgtggttgtttttgacCAGGTGGTGGAGATGAATCACAAAGATAAGTTAATCATGTTTGTTAATTATCTGcttcaacaagaaaaaaaagcccatcTATTCCCCAGCCTTTAACGTTCGTCTGCATTTATAAATCATTTGATGAATTTGTATTAGTATAGTTTATCTTTAAATCCAATTAACTGTATCGGGTCAGAGTAAAATAATGAACTCATGaaatttaagtattttaatgctgactttttttttgttctaatgCTACCAGCTGTATTAATGTAATAACCGATAAGGTTAAAAGATTATGTCATTGCTAATAAACATACATTACGATTTTGATTAAGGATAATATAGCCCAAACATTATAATACTTGTGTCCCTTGTTGCTCAGGTCTACTAGGCAAAGAATATTATTTATAGACCAGGGCATCTCTATAGCACCATGATGCTTAATTTAAAGTTGATGTGGCACACTGATGATCAGTTTATCTCCACCCGGATGTAATATAAATAGCAAGCATCCAATCAGGTATGACCTCACACATGCTCGCTTTGAGGAAATCAGATCAATACACTTGTCATTCTTAATGTCTCTGTTCATGTTACTTGGTAAATGTTCACTGTCTGTTGGAGGATGTGACTCATACAATTGTTTAATCCTttcagcaggaggagaaggaccGAGAAGCACCAAAGGACTCTCTGGATGATCTCTTCCCTAATGATGAAGAGGACCAAGGCCAAGGAAGtaagacacaacacaacattatGATTGTACTCACccataatgatataaatataaaaagtgttGTGTTACCAAGCAGTAATTGTGCTATCCAGTAGATTTGAATTTCCTGTAATAACTGAATTGTCTGCTTGTAAATATAGTTATTGATATAATCAGGCCAGAGTTTTACTTTCTTCTCTCTTCAATTAAGCCAACATCACATAACACACAGCATTTTATCCCACAGTGCAGCACCAACACAACAGTGCAGCCGTAGCTGCAGCCCAGCAGGGAGGCTACGAGATCCCGGCTCGGCTTAGAACCCTGCACAACCTGGTGATCCAGTATGCCTCCCAGGGTAGGTACGAGGTGGCTGTCCCTCTTTGCAAGCAGGCTTTGGAGGACCTAGAGAAGACTTCTGGACATGACCACCCTGATGTGGCCACCATGCTCAACATCCTGGCCTTGGTCTATAGGTAAGAAAAtaccctctcttttttttagaaTGTTGACTATTACTGTTAATTTAATTTCCAAACAGTTATGCCAAAGAATAAGAAACATTCAGTCTCACCCTGTTGTCctgtttctccctctcactcatGCAGGGATCAGAATAAATACAAAGAGGCAGCCCATCTGCTCAATGATGCTCTGTCTATCAGGGAGAAAACCTTGGGAAAAGACCATCCTGCTGTAAGCCTCCACCTTTGATATGACAACCATATCCTGACTTG is part of the Solea senegalensis isolate Sse05_10M linkage group LG15, IFAPA_SoseM_1, whole genome shotgun sequence genome and harbors:
- the klc1b gene encoding kinesin light chain 1b isoform X6 translates to MSTMVYPREEKLEKLSQEEIISNTKLVIQGLEALKNEHNSILHSLLETIKCLKKDEEANLVHEKSNLLRKSVEMIELGLGEAQVMMALSNHLNAVESEKQKLRAQVRRLCQENQWLRDELANTQQKLQKSEQNVAQLEEEKKHLEFMNELKKYDEDVSPTQEEKDREAPKDSLDDLFPNDEEDQGQGMQHQHNSAAVAAAQQGGYEIPARLRTLHNLVIQYASQGRYEVAVPLCKQALEDLEKTSGHDHPDVATMLNILALVYRDQNKYKEAAHLLNDALSIREKTLGKDHPAVAATLNNLAVLYGKRGKYKEAEPLCKRALEIREKVLGKDHPDVAKQLNNLALLCQNQGKYEEVEYYYCRALEIYECRLGPDDPNVAKTKNNLASCFLKQGKYKEAEILYKEILTRAHEKEFGSVDAENKPIWMHAEEREEMSKGKHRDNTPYGEYGGWYKACKVNSPTVNTTLRNLGALYRRQGKLEAAETLEECAVRSRKQGIDPIHQTRVVEILKDTEGDRRRSRDSLTSVKYESGSETGEEA
- the klc1b gene encoding kinesin light chain 1b isoform X5, with translation MSTMVYPREEKLEKLSQEEIISNTKLVIQGLEALKNEHNSILHSLLETIKCLKKDEEANLVHEKSNLLRKSVEMIELGLGEAQVMMALSNHLNAVESEKQKLRAQVRRLCQENQWLRDELANTQQKLQKSEQNVAQLEEEKKHLEFMNELKKYDEDVSPTQEEKDREAPKDSLDDLFPNDEEDQGQGMQHQHNSAAVAAAQQGGYEIPARLRTLHNLVIQYASQGRYEVAVPLCKQALEDLEKTSGHDHPDVATMLNILALVYRDQNKYKEAAHLLNDALSIREKTLGKDHPAVAATLNNLAVLYGKRGKYKEAEPLCKRALEIREKVLGKDHPDVAKQLNNLALLCQNQGKYEEVEYYYCRALEIYECRLGPDDPNVAKTKNNLASCFLKQGKYKEAEILYKEILTRAHEKEFGSVDAENKPIWMHAEEREEMSKGKHRDNTPYGEYGGWYKACKVNSPTVNTTLRNLGALYRRQGKLEAAETLEECAVRSRKQSNTGIDPIHQTRVVEILKDTEGDRRRSRDSLTSVKYESGSETGEEA